The following proteins come from a genomic window of Rattus norvegicus strain BN/NHsdMcwi chromosome 8, GRCr8, whole genome shotgun sequence:
- the Nme6 gene encoding nucleoside diphosphate kinase 6 isoform X2 translates to MRELLWKPEDCRRFYREHEGRFFYQRLVEFMTSGPIRAYILAHKDAIQLWRTLMGPTRVFRARHIAPDSIRGSLGLTDTRNTTHGSDSVVSASREIAAFFPDFSEQRWYEEEEPQLRCGPVHYSPEEGIHCAAETGGPKPA, encoded by the exons ATGAGAGAATTGCTGTGGAAGCCGGAGGACTGCCGGAGGTTTTACCGAGAGCATGAAG GTCGTTTTTTCTATCAGAGGCTGGTGGAGTTCATGACAAG TGGGCCAATCCGAGCCTACATCCTTGCCCACAAAGATGCCATCCAACTTTGGAGGACACTGATGGGACCCACCAGAGTGTTTCGAGCACGCCATATAGCCCCAGATTCAATTCGTGGGAGTTTGGGCCTCACTGACACCCGAAATACCACCCATGGCTCAG ACTCTGTGGTTTCCGCCAGCAGAGAGATCGCAGCCTTCTTCCCGGACTTCAGTGAACAGCGCTGGTACGAGGAGGAGGAGCCCCAGCTGCGCTGTGGTCCTGTGCACTACAGCCCAGAGGAAGGCATCCACTGCGCAGCTGAAACAGGAGGCCCCAAACCAGCTTAG
- the Nme6 gene encoding nucleoside diphosphate kinase 6 isoform X1 codes for MTSILRSPQTLQLTLALIKPDAVAHPLILEAVHQQILSNKFLIVRMRELLWKPEDCRRFYREHEGRFFYQRLVEFMTSGPIRAYILAHKDAIQLWRTLMGPTRVFRARHIAPDSIRGSLGLTDTRNTTHGSDSVVSASREIAAFFPDFSEQRWYEEEEPQLRCGPVHYSPEEGIHCAAETGGPKPA; via the exons ATGACCTCCATCCTGCGAAGTCCTCAGACTCTCCAACTCACGCTTGCCCTGATCAAACCTGATGCAGTTGCCCACCCACTGATTCTGGAG GCTGTTCATCAACAGATTCTCAGCAACAAGTTCCTCATTGTACGAATGAGAGAATTGCTGTGGAAGCCGGAGGACTGCCGGAGGTTTTACCGAGAGCATGAAG GTCGTTTTTTCTATCAGAGGCTGGTGGAGTTCATGACAAG TGGGCCAATCCGAGCCTACATCCTTGCCCACAAAGATGCCATCCAACTTTGGAGGACACTGATGGGACCCACCAGAGTGTTTCGAGCACGCCATATAGCCCCAGATTCAATTCGTGGGAGTTTGGGCCTCACTGACACCCGAAATACCACCCATGGCTCAG ACTCTGTGGTTTCCGCCAGCAGAGAGATCGCAGCCTTCTTCCCGGACTTCAGTGAACAGCGCTGGTACGAGGAGGAGGAGCCCCAGCTGCGCTGTGGTCCTGTGCACTACAGCCCAGAGGAAGGCATCCACTGCGCAGCTGAAACAGGAGGCCCCAAACCAGCTTAG
- the Camp gene encoding cathelicidin antimicrobial peptide precursor, whose amino-acid sequence MQPHRDVPSLWRSLSLLLLLGLGLPLAVSQTLSYREAVLRAVDDFNQQSLDTNLYRLLDLDSEPQGDEDPDTPKYVRFRVKETVCSKASQQLPEQCAFKEQGVVKQCMGTVTLNQAAESFDISCDAPGIQPFRFKKISRLAGLLRKGGEKFGEKLRKIGQKIKDFFQKLAPEIEQ is encoded by the exons ATGCAACCCCATAGGGACGTCCCTTCCCTGTGGCGCTCACTGTCACTGCTATTGCTCCTGGGCCTTGGGTTGCCTCTAGCCGTTTCCCAGACCCTCAGCTACAGGGAGGCTGTACTCCGTGCTGTGGATGACTTCAACCAGCAGTCTTTGGACACCAATCTCTACCGTCTCCTGGACCTGGATTCTGAGCCCCAAGGG GATGAGGACCCAGATACTCCCAAGTATGTGAGGTTCCGAGTGAAGGAGACTGTCTGTAGCAAGGCATCACAGCAGTTACCTGAGCAATGTGCCTTCAAGGAACAGGGG GTAGTGAAGCAGTGTATGGGGACAGTCACCCTGAACCAGGCTGCAGAGTCTTTTGACATCAGTTGTGATGCG CCTGGTATACAGCCTTTCcggttcaagaaaatttcccggCTGGCTGGACTCCTCCGAAAAGGTGGAGAGAAGTTTGGTGAAAAGCTTAGGAAAATCGGCCAGAAAATTAAGGATTTTTTCCAGAAACTTGCACCTGAAATAGAGCAGTAG